Sequence from the Candidatus Sulfotelmatobacter sp. genome:
CGCTCGAACGGATCGCGACGATGCCGCCCGACGCGGGCTTGTTCACCGAGTCGCTGGTCGCGGCGCTGGTCGAGTCCAGCGGCGAAGGGTATCAGCGCATCACCGATTTCCTGGAGCGGCGGGTGCGATGAGCGTGACGAGCGCGCTCCGGGCCGAGCGCGTGCTGCGCTCGGAGGTCCCGCTGGGACGGTATCCCGACCGGGTCGGCGACGATCTCGTCCGCTGGGCCGCGCAGCGGCCCGATCACGTGTTCATGGCGCAGCGCGCCGGCGAGGGCTGGCGCACGGTCACCTACGCGCGCGCGCTCGAGCGTGCGCGCGAGATCGGCGGTGCGCTGCTGGCGATCGGCGGCCCCGACCATCCGCTGGCCGTGATCGCCGAGAACGGCATCGACCACGCGCTGGTGGTGCTGGGCGCGCTGTACGCCGGCATCCCGGTGGCGCCGCTCTCGGTGAACTACGCGCGCGCCGACGCCGACCCCGCGCGGCTGCGCGCGCTGCTCGAGGTGCTGCACCCGGCGGCGGTGCTGGTCCCCGACGCGACGTTGGCGGACAACGTCGCCCGCGGCGTGCGCGGCCTCCCGCTGCTGACCGACGTCGCGGCGTTGCGCGGGGACCGCGAGTTGGCCGATGCCGCGTTCGCGCGCATCGGCCCCGACACGGTCGCCAAGATCCTGTTCACCTCGGGCTCGACCGGCACGCCGAAGGGCGTCGTCACGACCCACCGCATGCTGTGCTCGAACCAGACCATGCTCACGCAGATCTGGGCCGAACGCGTCGACGATCCGGTCGTCGTCGATTGGGCGCCGTGGAGCCACGTCGCCTCGGGCAGCAAGATATTCGGTCTGGTGCTGCGCAACGGCGGCACCTTCTACGTCGACGACGGGCGACCGCTGCCGGGCGCATTCGACGCGACGCTGCGCAACCTGCGCGAGGTCGCGCCGACGTTCTACTTCAACGTGCCGCGCGGCTACCAGCTGCTGGCCGATGCGTTCGAGCGCGACGAAGCGCTGGCGGCTGCGTTCTTCTCGCGCGTGCGCGTGCTGCTCAACGCCGGCGCCGCGATCCACGAGACGCTGCGCGCGCGTTTGGCGCAGTTGGCGCTCCGGTATGCCGGCCGCGAGATTCCGGTCGTCTCGTGTTGGGGCGCGACCGAGACCGCGCCGATGGCGACCGCCGTGTGGGGACCGCGCCCGGCCGCGCCTGAAACGATCGGCACGCCGGTGCCGGGCGTCGAGATCAAGCTCGCGCCGGTCGACGATCGCTGGGAGATGCGCGTGCGCGGCCCGAGCGTGACGCCGGGCTACTGGCGCAACCCCGACGCGACCGCCGCGGCGTTCGACGAGGAAGGCTACTACAAGAGCGGCGACGCCGCGGAGCTGCTCGATCCGAACGACCCCGCGCGCGGCATCGTCTTCGCCGGCCGCATCAGCGAGAATTTCAAGCTCTCGTCGGGCACGTGGGTCAACGTCGGCGCGGTGCGTCTGGCGAGCGTCGAAGCGACGGCGCCGCTGCTCGACGACGTCGTCGTCGCCGGCGCCGACCAGGAGGAGCTGGGCCTGCTGGGCTTCGTGAACCTGGCCGCGGCGCGCGAGCTGGCCGGCCTGCCCAACGCCGAGCGCGCCGAGTTGGCCGCGCATCCGGCGGTGCGCGAGCGGCTGCGCGCGGCGCTGCTCGAACGCAACGCCCGCGCCGGCGGCCTCTCGCAGCGCGTGACCCGCGTGCTGCTGTTGCCCGACGCGCCCAGCGGCGCCGACGGCGAGATCACCGACAAAGGCTCCGTCAACCAGCGGCGCGTGCTGACGCGCCGCGCGGCCGACGTCGCGCGTCTGTACGCCGACCCGCTCGATCCCGAGGTCCTGCCGATCCGATGAATCCCGTTCTCTACGACGACGTCTGGCTGTTGGGCGGCGCGCGCACGCCGTTCGTCGACTACAACGGTCCGGTCCGCGACGTCTCGCCGACCGA
This genomic interval carries:
- a CDS encoding feruloyl-CoA synthase; this translates as MTSALRAERVLRSEVPLGRYPDRVGDDLVRWAAQRPDHVFMAQRAGEGWRTVTYARALERAREIGGALLAIGGPDHPLAVIAENGIDHALVVLGALYAGIPVAPLSVNYARADADPARLRALLEVLHPAAVLVPDATLADNVARGVRGLPLLTDVAALRGDRELADAAFARIGPDTVAKILFTSGSTGTPKGVVTTHRMLCSNQTMLTQIWAERVDDPVVVDWAPWSHVASGSKIFGLVLRNGGTFYVDDGRPLPGAFDATLRNLREVAPTFYFNVPRGYQLLADAFERDEALAAAFFSRVRVLLNAGAAIHETLRARLAQLALRYAGREIPVVSCWGATETAPMATAVWGPRPAAPETIGTPVPGVEIKLAPVDDRWEMRVRGPSVTPGYWRNPDATAAAFDEEGYYKSGDAAELLDPNDPARGIVFAGRISENFKLSSGTWVNVGAVRLASVEATAPLLDDVVVAGADQEELGLLGFVNLAAARELAGLPNAERAELAAHPAVRERLRAALLERNARAGGLSQRVTRVLLLPDAPSGADGEITDKGSVNQRRVLTRRAADVARLYADPLDPEVLPIR